One window from the genome of Saccopteryx leptura isolate mSacLep1 chromosome 8, mSacLep1_pri_phased_curated, whole genome shotgun sequence encodes:
- the CEP19 gene encoding centrosomal protein of 19 kDa, with product MCTAKKCGIRFQPPAIILIYENETKEKIRQRIMPVRNFSKFSDCNKAAEQLKNNPRHKSYLEQVSLRQLEKLFSFLRGYLLGQSLAETMEQIRLETTIDPEEDLNKLDDKELDKRKSIDPEEDLNKLDDKELDKRKSIDPKEEDLNKLDKRKSIDPEEEDLNKLDDKELDKRKSIDPEEDLNKLDDKELAKRKSIMDELFEKNNKKKDDPGFVYDIEVEFPQDEQLQSCGWDTESADES from the exons ATGTGCACTGCCAAGAAATGTGGAATTAGGTTTCAGCCTCCAGCTATTATCTTAATCTATGAGAATGAAACTAAGGAGAAAATTCGTCAGCGCATCATGCCTGTCCgaaacttttcaaaattttcag ATTGCAACAAAGCTGCTGAACAGTTAAAGAATAATCCACGGCACAAGAGTTACCTGGAACAAGTGTCCCTGAGACAGCTAGAGAAGTTATTCAGTTTTTTACGAGGTTACTTGTTGGGGCAGAGTTTGGCAGAAACAATGGAACAGATTCGACTGGAAACAACCATTGATCCTGAGGAAGACCTGAACAAACTAGATGACAAGGAACTTGATAAAAGGAAAAGCATCGATCCTGAGGAAGACCTGAACAAACTAGATGACAAGGAACTTGATAAAAGGAAAAGCATCGATCCTAAGGAAGAAGACCTGAACAAACTTGATAAAAGGAAAAGCATCGATCCTGAGGAAGAAGACCTGAACAAACTAGATGACAAGGAACTTGATAAAAGGAAAAGCATCGATCCTGAGGAAGATCTGAACAAACTAGATGACAAAGAACTTGCTAAAAGGAAAAGCATCATGGATGAACTTTTTGAGAAGAATAATAAGAAGAAGGATGATCCAGGTTTTGTTTATGATATTGAAGTTGAGTTCCCACAGGATGAGCAACTGCAGTCCTGTGGCTGGGACACAGAGTCAGCTGATGAGTCCTGA
- the PIGX gene encoding phosphatidylinositol-glycan biosynthesis class X protein yields MVANDRTRGMRNAHPEASVPVTNSVGARCRSGVKRPRAPLSAFHPGALFSGVLAAPAVVAVVRVVAWLLLWKAAGLTCTSAADINATCPEIILWQEVLKDGFHRDLLIKVKLGESIEELQTCRLLIKQYIPTGLFVDPYELASLREKNITEAVMISENFNIEAPNYLSKESEVLVYARQDSQCINCFQAFLPVHYRYHRPHSKDGETFVVVNNPDILMYCDQEFPILKCWAQSKVAAPCALKNEDICQWNNIKYKSVYKNVTLQVPVGLTIHTSLVCSVTLLITMLCSTLILVAIFKYGRFPL; encoded by the exons ATGGTTGCGAACGACAGGACCCGAGGCATGCGCAATGCGCACCCCGAGGCTTCGGTCCCAGTCACTAACTCCGTGGGAGCGCGCTGTAGGAGCGGCGTGAAGCGTCCGCGGGCTCCTCTGTCGGCATTTCATCCAGGCGCGCTCTTCTCCGGCGTCCTGGCTGCCCCGGCCGTGGTCGCGGTCGTCCGAGTGGTGGCCTGGCTGCTCCTCTGGAAGGCGGCTGGGCTCACCTGCACGTCCGCCGCGG ACATAAACGCCACTTGTCCTGAAATTATTTTGTGGCAAGAAGTTTTGAAAGATGGTTTCCATAG AGATCttttaataaaagtgaaattaGGAGAAAGCATTGAAGAATTACAGACCTGCCGACTCTTAATTAAACAGTACATCCCGACAGGactttttgtggatccatatgAGTTGGCTTCATTGCGAGAGAAAAACATAACAGAG GCAGTGAtgatttcagaaaattttaatatagaagCTCCCAACTATCTGTCCAAGGAGTCTGAAGTTCTCGTTTATGCCAGACAAGATTCACAGTGCATTAATTGTTTCCAAGCTTTTTTGCCTGTGCACTATCGCTATCATCGGCCACATAGTAAAGATGGAGAAACCTTTGTCGTGGTCAATAACCCTGACATATTAATGTATTGTGACCAAG agtttccaattttaaaatgctgGGCTCAGTCAAAAGTGGCAGCTCCTTGTGCTTTGAAGAATGAGGATATTTGCCAATGGAACAATATCAAATATAAATCA GTATATAAGAATGTGACTCTACAGGTTCCAGTGGGACTGACTATACATACCTCTTTAGTATGTTCTGTAACTCTGCTTATTACCATGCTGTGTTCTACTTTGATCCTTGTGGCAATTTTCAAATATGGCCGTTTCCCCCTATAA